In one Lottiidibacillus patelloidae genomic region, the following are encoded:
- the clpC gene encoding ATP-dependent protease ATP-binding subunit ClpC — protein sequence MMFGRFTERAQKVLALAQEEAHRLGHHNIGTEHILLGLIREGEGIAAKALLALELGPEKIQEEVEGLIGKSETKQQTIHYTPRAKKVIELSMDEARKLGHSYVGTEHILLGLIREGEGVAARVLNNLGVSLNKARQQVLQLLGSSENTSSSNQSRRSSTANTPTLDGLARDLTEIAKEGTLDPVIGRGKEIQRVIEVLSRRTKNNPVLIGEPGVGKTAIAEGLAQQIVQNEVPETLRDKRVMTLDMGTVVAGTKYRGEFEDRLKKVMDEIRQAGNIILFIDELHTLIGAGGAEGAIDASNILKPSLARGELQCIGATTLDEYRKYIEKDAALERRFQPITVDEPNLEESELILRGLRDRYEAHHRVTITDEAIKAAVKLSDRYISDRFLPDKAIDLIDEAASKVRLRSYTVPPNLKELEQKLEEVKKEKDASVQSQEFEKAASLRDSEQRLREELDQTKKAWKERQGQENTEVTTEDIAIVVANWTGIPVSKLAEGETERLLRMEEILHNRVIGQEEAVKSISKAIRRARAGLKDPKRPIGSFIFLGPTGVGKTELARAVAETMFGDEDAIIRIDMSEYMEKHATSRLVGSPPGYVGHEEGGQLTEKVRRKPYSVVLLDEIEKAHPEVFNILLQVLEDGRLTDSKGRTVDFRNTVVIMTSNVGASTLKKNKYLGFTIESDDQKYKDMKGKVMEELKRTFRPEFLNRIDETIVFHSLEKEHINKIVSLMGVELIKRLLDQEIELELSEEAKEKIADVGYDPEYGARPLRRALQREVEDRLSEELLRGTIKKGEKITIDFINDEFKVINKSRTVKK from the coding sequence ATGATGTTTGGACGATTTACAGAAAGAGCACAAAAAGTTCTAGCTTTAGCACAAGAAGAGGCTCATCGATTAGGACATCATAATATAGGAACTGAACATATTTTGTTAGGATTAATCCGAGAAGGTGAAGGGATTGCTGCCAAGGCTTTATTAGCATTGGAACTTGGTCCTGAAAAGATTCAAGAAGAAGTAGAGGGACTCATTGGAAAAAGTGAAACGAAACAGCAAACGATTCACTATACTCCGAGAGCCAAAAAAGTAATTGAACTGTCTATGGACGAAGCTCGCAAACTAGGCCACTCATATGTAGGAACAGAACATATTCTACTTGGTCTTATTCGAGAAGGTGAAGGGGTTGCAGCTCGAGTATTAAATAATTTAGGGGTAAGTCTAAATAAAGCGCGTCAGCAAGTATTGCAACTGTTAGGAAGTAGTGAAAATACATCATCTAGCAACCAAAGTAGAAGGTCATCAACTGCAAACACACCTACTTTAGATGGTTTAGCAAGAGACTTAACAGAAATTGCAAAAGAAGGAACATTAGATCCGGTTATCGGACGTGGTAAGGAAATTCAACGTGTAATAGAAGTTTTAAGTAGAAGAACGAAGAACAATCCGGTTTTAATTGGAGAACCAGGTGTTGGTAAAACTGCCATTGCTGAAGGTTTAGCTCAGCAAATCGTTCAAAATGAAGTTCCAGAAACGTTAAGAGACAAGCGAGTTATGACACTAGATATGGGAACAGTCGTTGCTGGCACAAAATACCGTGGTGAATTTGAAGACCGTTTAAAAAAGGTAATGGACGAAATTCGCCAAGCTGGAAACATTATTTTATTTATTGACGAATTACACACATTAATCGGTGCTGGTGGTGCAGAAGGTGCAATTGATGCTTCTAATATTTTAAAACCTTCTCTTGCTAGAGGTGAGCTACAATGCATTGGTGCAACAACACTGGATGAGTACAGAAAGTATATTGAAAAAGATGCTGCTTTAGAAAGACGTTTCCAACCGATTACAGTCGACGAACCAAACTTAGAGGAATCGGAGCTTATTTTACGTGGGTTACGTGATCGTTATGAGGCACACCATAGAGTAACGATAACAGACGAAGCAATTAAAGCCGCGGTGAAGCTTTCAGACCGATATATTTCAGATCGATTCTTACCAGATAAAGCAATAGATTTAATTGATGAGGCTGCTTCAAAGGTACGATTACGCTCATATACTGTTCCGCCTAACTTAAAAGAGTTAGAGCAAAAGTTAGAGGAAGTAAAAAAAGAGAAGGATGCTTCAGTTCAAAGCCAAGAGTTTGAAAAGGCTGCATCATTAAGAGATTCTGAGCAGCGTTTAAGAGAAGAATTAGATCAAACGAAAAAGGCATGGAAAGAGCGACAAGGTCAAGAAAATACAGAAGTTACTACCGAGGATATTGCTATTGTTGTCGCAAACTGGACGGGAATTCCGGTTTCTAAACTAGCCGAAGGAGAAACAGAAAGATTATTACGAATGGAAGAAATTCTTCACAATCGTGTCATTGGGCAAGAAGAAGCCGTAAAATCCATTTCGAAGGCTATTAGACGAGCGAGAGCAGGATTAAAAGATCCTAAACGTCCAATTGGATCGTTCATCTTCCTTGGACCAACTGGAGTCGGTAAAACGGAGCTAGCGAGAGCAGTTGCGGAAACTATGTTTGGTGATGAGGATGCAATTATACGCATAGACATGTCCGAGTATATGGAGAAACACGCAACTTCACGTTTAGTTGGATCACCTCCAGGGTATGTAGGTCATGAAGAGGGTGGACAATTAACGGAAAAAGTTCGCCGCAAACCTTATTCTGTTGTCTTACTTGATGAGATTGAAAAGGCTCACCCGGAAGTATTTAATATTTTATTACAAGTATTAGAGGATGGAAGGTTAACTGACTCAAAAGGACGTACAGTCGACTTTAGAAATACAGTTGTCATAATGACATCAAATGTAGGGGCAAGCACATTAAAGAAAAACAAATATTTAGGATTCACGATTGAAAGTGATGATCAAAAGTACAAAGATATGAAAGGTAAGGTCATGGAGGAATTAAAACGTACATTCCGCCCTGAATTCTTAAACCGAATTGATGAGACTATTGTGTTCCATTCATTAGAAAAAGAACATATAAATAAAATTGTTTCATTAATGGGTGTTGAGTTAATTAAACGACTTCTAGATCAAGAGATTGAACTTGAGCTTTCAGAAGAAGCGAAGGAAAAGATCGCTGATGTTGGCTATGATCCAGAGTATGGAGCTCGCCCACTACGTCGTGCCCTTCAAAGAGAAGTAGAAGATCGACTATCTGAAGAATTGCTTAGAGGAACAATTAAAAAAGGTGAAAAAATTACAATTGACTTTATTAATGATGAATTTAAAGTAATTAATAAAAGTAGAACAGTTAAAAAATAA
- a CDS encoding protein arginine kinase: MSIEQFMKSTISPWMKESGPDNDIVLSSRVRLARNLSNYPFPIIASEKQEEEILQVIENKIENSMYEGIGTISLHKLANMERIEKNVLVEKHLISPNLANESKHGAVLLSKNEAVSIMLNEEDHIRIQCLFSGLRLSEALTLASGIDDWLEEKLDYAFDDKKGYLTSCPTNVGTGLRASVMMHLPALVLTNQMNRLIPAVSQLGLVVRGMYGEGSEALGNIFQISNQITLGKTEEDIVEDLRSVVMQLIQQERTAREKLLKTSKVGLEDRVYRSFGLLSHSRLISYKEAAKCLSDVRLGIDLNLISNMSANILNELMIVSQPNLLQAYAGEGLEPEKRDILRAKIIRERMKLEKE, encoded by the coding sequence ATGTCTATTGAGCAATTTATGAAAAGCACAATTAGTCCGTGGATGAAGGAATCCGGACCTGATAATGATATTGTGCTAAGTAGTAGAGTTCGCTTAGCTAGAAATTTAAGTAACTATCCCTTTCCTATTATTGCATCAGAAAAACAAGAAGAAGAAATATTACAGGTAATAGAGAATAAAATAGAAAATAGTATGTATGAAGGAATCGGAACTATTTCTCTTCATAAATTAGCAAATATGGAACGAATAGAAAAAAATGTGTTAGTAGAGAAACATTTAATAAGCCCAAATTTAGCTAATGAATCAAAACATGGCGCAGTTTTGCTTAGTAAAAATGAAGCAGTCAGTATCATGTTAAATGAAGAGGATCACATTCGAATTCAATGCTTATTTTCCGGCTTGAGATTAAGTGAAGCACTTACATTAGCTAGTGGTATAGATGATTGGTTAGAGGAGAAGTTAGATTATGCCTTTGACGATAAAAAAGGATATTTAACTAGTTGTCCAACAAATGTTGGAACTGGTTTAAGAGCTTCTGTCATGATGCACTTACCAGCATTAGTTCTAACTAATCAAATGAATCGTCTAATTCCAGCTGTCAGTCAATTAGGTTTAGTAGTTAGAGGGATGTATGGAGAAGGCAGTGAAGCGTTAGGGAATATTTTTCAAATCTCTAATCAAATTACATTAGGCAAAACGGAGGAAGATATTGTCGAAGACCTCCGGAGTGTAGTTATGCAACTAATTCAACAAGAACGTACAGCGAGGGAAAAGTTGCTTAAAACATCTAAAGTGGGGTTGGAGGATAGAGTTTATCGTTCTTTCGGTCTACTTTCCCACAGTCGACTAATATCATATAAAGAAGCAGCAAAATGTCTATCTGATGTACGACTAGGAATTGATTTAAATTTAATTTCTAATATGTCAGCAAATATATTAAATGAATTAATGATTGTATCACAACCGAATTTACTTCAAGCATATGCTGGTGAAGGACTAGAACCAGAGAAAAGAGATATTCTACGAGCAAAAATCATTCGCGAAAGAATGAAATTAGAGAAGGAATAA
- the radA gene encoding DNA repair protein RadA codes for MAKKKTKFMCQECGYETPKWLGKCPGCGAWNSFVEEFVITGKAQSRSFASSSSGPNKPESIKNVARGQEARIPTSMKEFNRVLGGGIVPGSLILIGGDPGIGKSTLLLQTSSGLARSGQKVLYVTGEESLKQIKLRADRFNIDDEDLHVYAETNLDFIEQAIDQTNPAVVILDSIQTVFKEEVTSAPGSVSQVRESTGQMMRIAKSKGIAIFIVGHVTKEGAIAGPRMLEHMVDAVLYFEGERHHSYRILRGVKNRFGSTNEIGIFEMKEEGLTEVANPSEIFLEERSRGVAGSTVVASMEGTRTVLVEIQALVSPTSFGNPRRMATGLDHNRVSLLMAVLDKRVGMLLQNQDAYLKVTGGVKLDEPAIDLAVAVSIASSFRDDETRPTDVIIGEVGLTGEVRRVSRIDQRVNECVKLGFKRAIIPKKNIGGWTIPDGIEVVGVSTVQEALEYALGG; via the coding sequence ATGGCAAAAAAGAAAACGAAGTTTATGTGCCAAGAGTGTGGTTATGAAACACCGAAATGGTTAGGTAAATGTCCTGGGTGTGGAGCGTGGAACTCGTTCGTCGAGGAATTTGTAATTACTGGGAAAGCGCAATCAAGATCTTTTGCTTCAAGCAGCTCAGGCCCTAACAAGCCAGAATCTATAAAGAATGTTGCTAGAGGGCAAGAAGCTCGTATTCCAACTAGTATGAAAGAGTTCAATCGTGTACTTGGTGGAGGAATTGTACCGGGTTCACTAATTTTAATTGGTGGAGACCCTGGAATTGGTAAATCAACTTTATTGTTACAAACGTCTTCTGGTTTAGCTAGAAGTGGACAAAAAGTCCTTTATGTAACAGGTGAGGAATCATTAAAACAAATTAAATTACGAGCGGATCGCTTTAATATTGATGATGAAGATTTACACGTTTATGCAGAAACAAATTTAGATTTTATTGAACAAGCAATTGATCAAACAAACCCCGCAGTAGTCATTCTTGATTCCATTCAGACCGTTTTTAAAGAAGAAGTAACGAGTGCTCCAGGGAGTGTGTCGCAAGTAAGAGAATCAACAGGTCAGATGATGCGAATTGCAAAATCGAAAGGAATCGCTATTTTTATTGTCGGTCACGTTACAAAAGAAGGTGCAATTGCTGGTCCGCGAATGTTAGAGCATATGGTAGATGCGGTACTTTACTTTGAAGGAGAGCGTCATCATAGCTATCGAATTTTAAGAGGTGTAAAAAACCGTTTTGGCTCAACGAACGAGATAGGTATATTTGAAATGAAAGAGGAAGGTTTGACTGAGGTGGCAAATCCTTCAGAAATCTTCTTAGAAGAGCGTTCCAGAGGTGTAGCGGGATCAACTGTCGTAGCTTCTATGGAAGGTACAAGAACAGTACTAGTTGAAATACAAGCCCTAGTTTCCCCAACCAGTTTTGGAAACCCTCGTAGAATGGCAACAGGGTTAGATCATAATCGGGTTTCATTATTGATGGCAGTTTTGGACAAACGAGTCGGAATGCTCTTACAAAACCAAGATGCCTATTTAAAGGTAACTGGTGGAGTAAAGCTGGATGAACCAGCAATAGATTTAGCTGTTGCAGTTAGTATTGCCTCAAGTTTCCGTGATGATGAAACGAGACCAACAGATGTAATTATAGGAGAAGTAGGTTTAACAGGGGAAGTCCGTAGAGTGTCGCGAATCGATCAGCGAGTGAATGAATGCGTCAAGCTAGGATTTAAGCGTGCAATTATTCCGAAGAAAAATATTGGAGGATGGACAATTCCTGATGGGATAGAAGTAGTTGGTGTTTCAACTGTTCAGGAGGCATTAGAATATGCGTTAGGAGGATAA
- the disA gene encoding DNA integrity scanning diadenylate cyclase DisA, whose product MGHNQIGKRSEILQFVAPGTELRSGLDNILRAKTGGLIVVGYNENMTEVVDGGFSINCSYSPAQLYELAKMDGALILSECGKRILYANTQLIPDPSTPSTETGMRHRTAERFAKQTGNLVIAISQRRNVITLYKGSFRYALKEIGVILTKANQAIQTLEKYKNVLDQSVTNLGALEFEQLVTYHEVTQVIHRVEMVLRIKREILNYINELGTEGRLISMQMKELLADVEHEAILLIKDYTKELEEDPYEVISKLQSLSSEELLEDQTIMKLLGYPSTAILEEAPLTPRGYRVLNKIPRLPALIIENVIQKYQNINKIIEASIEELDEVNGVGEIRAKKIKEGIQRIREQLIIDRHL is encoded by the coding sequence ATGGGTCATAATCAAATTGGGAAAAGAAGTGAAATTTTGCAATTTGTCGCACCTGGAACTGAACTGCGGTCAGGGCTTGATAATATATTACGGGCAAAGACAGGTGGGTTAATTGTAGTTGGTTATAACGAAAATATGACGGAAGTAGTTGACGGTGGCTTTTCAATTAACTGCAGTTATTCCCCTGCCCAACTTTATGAACTTGCAAAAATGGATGGAGCTCTAATATTAAGTGAGTGTGGCAAGCGAATTCTATATGCAAATACACAACTTATTCCCGACCCATCAACTCCTTCTACTGAGACAGGTATGAGACACCGAACAGCGGAGCGTTTTGCAAAACAGACCGGTAATTTGGTCATTGCGATTTCCCAACGGCGCAATGTAATCACCCTTTATAAAGGGTCTTTTCGCTATGCGTTAAAAGAGATTGGAGTCATTTTAACGAAAGCAAACCAAGCGATCCAAACACTTGAGAAGTATAAAAATGTTTTAGACCAAAGCGTTACCAATTTAGGTGCTTTAGAGTTTGAACAGCTAGTAACGTATCATGAGGTTACACAAGTTATTCACCGAGTAGAGATGGTGCTAAGGATTAAAAGAGAAATTTTAAACTATATAAATGAATTAGGGACAGAAGGACGCCTTATTAGTATGCAAATGAAAGAGTTATTAGCTGATGTTGAACATGAGGCTATATTATTAATTAAAGATTACACAAAGGAATTAGAGGAAGATCCATACGAAGTTATAAGTAAGTTACAATCTCTTTCGAGTGAAGAGCTTCTAGAAGATCAAACAATTATGAAGTTATTAGGATATCCATCAACAGCCATCCTGGAAGAAGCACCTTTAACCCCAAGAGGCTATCGAGTATTAAACAAAATCCCGAGGTTGCCAGCTTTAATAATAGAAAACGTTATTCAAAAGTACCAAAATATTAACAAAATTATCGAAGCTTCTATTGAAGAATTAGATGAAGTAAATGGTGTAGGTGAAATTCGAGCAAAAAAAATTAAGGAAGGTATTCAGCGTATTAGAGAACAACTAATTATTGATCGGCACTTATAA